From Desulfovibrio desulfuricans:
ACCAGACAGCAGGCCAGTATCAGGAGCCGCAAATGCGCAAACATAACCGCGAATGCCTTGATCCGGCATTTTTTGACGAAGTTTTTTCCACCGCCGAAGACCTCTGCCTTGCCATGCACGACGGGGAATTTCCCTATGTCATTCCGCTCAACTTTGTGCGCCAGGGCAACTGCATCTACGTCCACTGCGCCCTTGAAGGTCACAAGCTGGACTGTATCCGCCGCAACCCCAATGTGGCCTTTACCTTGTATGCGGATGTGACCATCCATAGGGAAAAGTCCACGACCTATTACAAATCGCTGTGCGGCACCGGACGCGCCGTGATTGTGGATGATCCGGCGGAAAAGGGCCTCGCCCTTGATGCCCTGGCAGTGCGCTACGCCGCCCTTTGCCCCACGCCCACGCCGGATGCGGCCCTTGCCCGCACGGGCGTGGTACGCATTGACATTGTGGATCTGGTGGGCAAGCGCAAACTGCCCAAGTAAACGCCTCACCCCATGCACGGCGGCGCGTAACAACGCCATAACATGCCGAATGTAAAGGAAGTCTGACATGCGCGGAGCTTCCCGCCTTATCCCCTTGCCTTCTTTTCTGGCCCTGCTGCCTGCTGGAGCGCACTTCTGGCGCAGCGGTCAGCCCGGCCTCGCCGCCGCCTGCCTTGCTCTGGCCCTGCTTGCCTGGGGCCGCGCCGCGTGGGTGCGCCTGCTGCTCCTGCTGGTGCTGCCCCTGCTGGCCGCCCGCTGGATATGGGCTGCGGCCCAGTTTGTGCAAATGCGCATGTTCATGGGCGAACCGTGGCACAGGCTGGCTGTTATCCTGCTGAGCGTTGCCCTGTTGACGGCGCTTGCCGCCCTGCCCCTGCTGCGCGAATCCGCGCGACAACGCTACCACAAGGGGGACACGAGCGTGCGCACCCAACTGGCCGCCCTGTTCCTTTGCCTTGTCCTGTTGCTGCCAGTCTGGCTTATGAAGCCGCAGATGCTGGTTATAGAACGGTTTTTCCCCCAATGGGGATCACTGCAACTTGCGCTGGCGAGCATCTGGGCGGCCTGCGCAGCCGGATGGCTGAGCGGCAAAAAGGTTCCGCAGGTCAGAATGCGCCTGTGGCGGCTTTTTTCACTGGTCTTTTTCGCCCAGCTTGTCCTTGGGCTCGCTCTGGAAAGCCGCTTTCTTCTCAGCGGGCAACTGCATCTGCCCGTTCCGGGGCTGATCGCCGCCGCGCCCATCTATCGTGGCGGCGGCTGGTTCATGCTGGGCCTGTTCACTTTTTCCACCCTGATTGCGGGCGCGGCCTGGTGCAGCCATCTTTGCTACTTTGGCGTGTGGGATGCCAGCGCCGCAAAGTCCTGCGCCGGAGGCCCGCACGGATTATCTGCGATAAAAAATTCCGGCTCTGCAAACACCGATTCCGGTAATGTTGCTCCGCCCGTTCCCCGCCGCGCTCCCAGGTGGTTGCCATATCTGCGGCTCGCCATGCTGGGCCTGACCCTTGCCGTTCCCCTGCTCTTGCGTTTTTCGGGTGCGCCGCTGGAGGCGGCTCTTGCCTGCGGCCTATTGCTTGGACTGCTGGCTGTACCGGCATCCCTGCTGGTCAGCCGCAAAGCCGGATATGCCGCCTACTGCCGGGGCCTCTGCCCCTTGGGGCTGCTGGCAAAGTGGATTGGGCGCATTACCCCCTGGCGCGTGCGCCGCACAGGCCCCTGCCGCCGCTGCATGGCCTGCGTACGGGTATGCCGTCAGGACGCCATGGGTGACCCCATGACGACATCAGGCCCCAATGCGGACTGCAATCTGTGCCGCGACTGCATAGCTGTATGCCCGCAAAAGGCGCTCTCCATAACCTGCTACGGCATGCACGGCACGCAAGCCTGGGCAGGCCCAACACTCATTGCCCTGCTTGCTGCCCTGCACGCGGCATTTCTTGCCATGGCCCGTATCTAGACCAGATTAGCTTTGAAATGCTCCAACGCAGCCACAAACAGTTCATTCAACCAGGGAAGCACGGCTTCACAACCCGCGATTCTCGCAACATCTAGTAACGAGGATGCCAATGATGCGTGTTTTGCGCCGCCTGCGGGCAGGCACAATGGCCCCGCCCAGGGCCGACTGGAATGAAATATTCTGGGCATGGGCAGGCAGTTGCCTGTCCATAATCAGCCTTGCGCTGCTTGAAAAGCTCTGCTCGCAAGAGTGGAATCTGCCCCTGCTCATCGGCTCGTTCGGCGCTTCCGCCGTGCTGGCCTTTGGCGCGCCCCACAGCCCGCTGGCCCAGCCCCGCAATCTTGTGGGCGGGCACGTGCTTTCCGCGCTTGTGGGCGTGAGCTGCCAGCTCCTGTTCAGCGATAATCCGGTGCTGGCCTCGGGCCTTGCTGTTTCCACGGCCATCGCCCTCATGCACGCAACGCAGACCCTGCATCCTCCGGGCGGCGCAACGGCTCTTATCGCCGTCATCGGCGGCCCCGGCATCCACAGTCTCGGCTACTGGTACGTACTCCTGCCCTGCGCAGCGGGGGCCATCTGCATGCTGGCCCTGGCCTATGCGGCCAACAATCTCGCCGCCCGCAAGAGGTATCCCCTTTTCTGGTGGTAAGGGTCTTACAAAAAACGCGGTGCTGACGATCCATATTTGCAGCACAGAGTCATAACAGTTTGCCTGCCTTCGTGGAGTCTGCCCTTGCGGCCCTTCACGAAGGCAGGCAAATTTCGCTTCATGGATGGAGGCAGCAAACGAAACACCTTGCTTTCTCCATTGCATCTGCTTGGCTCATGCTAGAAGGGCAGCCCGCCGAACTCCAGCCAGCCGCCGAACCTGGAACCAATCCCTGGCTCTGGCTTGCCAGCCAGGAGCAAAGGGCGTAGCCTCATTGTCTTACTTTTATCGAGGTTATGACATGTCCGGCATATCTTCCGCTTCCCCCCTGGCGGAGGGCCTGCGGCGCGCACTGCCCATTGTGCTGGGCTACCTGCCCGTAGGCTTCGCTTTTGGGGTTCTTGCAGTCAAGAACAACATCCCGCCCTCTCTGGCTGTCGCCATGTCCGTGCTCATGTTTTCCGGCTCCGGCCAGTTCGTGTTCGCGGGCATGTGGGGCGCTGGCGCAAGCGCGCTCTCCATCATGGCGGCAGTGTTTATTGTAAACCTGCGCTATCTGCTGCAATCCGCCGCAGAATCTCCCTGGCTGGCTGGCCTGCCGCGCGGGCAACGCTTTCTGCTGGGCCTCGGCCTTACGGACGAAACCTTTGCCGTCCATGTTACGGCTTTTCAGAACGGTTGGCAGCGCAGCCTCACCACGCTCTTTGTCTGCAACCAGACCGCGCAGCTGGGCTGGGTTTCCGGTGCGGCCATCGGCGCGTTCTGCGGCGAGCTTGTGAGCGATGTCAAGCCGCTGGGCCTTGATTATGCCCTCACCGCCATGTTTCTGGCCCTGTTGGTGCCGCAGTGCGTCAGCCGCCTGCATGTGCTGGTGGCGCTCTTTACCACCACGCTTTCCATCAGCCTCAAGGCAGCGGGCATGACCCAGTGGAACATTGCCGTTGCCACGGTGCTTGGCGCAAGCCTTGGCACATGGCTCTTGGTGCGCAAGGCGCGGCACGAGGGCGCACCCCTTGACCTTGCCGACCGGCAAAGCAAGGATGCAGACAGCCGCGATATCAGCAACATGGCGACACCGCGCACAGAGGAGGCCGAATCATGAACGAAAGCGGATGGTTCAGCACCCATGCGGCCCTGCTGCTCTGCCTGCTTGGCAGTGTTCTGGTTACTGTTCTGCCCAAGATCCTGCCTGTCACTTTTTTGAAGGGCGACAGCCTGCCTCCGCTGCTGCGGCACTGGCTGTCCTTTGTGCCCGTCGCCGTCATGGCGGCTCTGGTGGGGCCGGACGTGTTTTTTTACGAAGGTCATTTTAACGCTGGCCCCTCCAACCTGTTCCTGATGGTGGCCCTGCCCTCTCTGCTGGTTGCGTGGTGGTCAAAGAACTACTTTCTCACCATCGCTTTCGGCATTGGCCTTGTCATTCTGGCCCGCTGGACCGGGTTGTACTGATGCCGCGCGCACGAGGGTCCGCTTCCGGGCCGCCTTCCCTGCGCGAAAGGCGCAAACCGGCTCCAGCACTGCCGCCGCCAACACGCAGCGCCAGCCTTTTGGTGCGCATTGCGCCGGAGCATACGGGGCTGTTCCGCTTTTTGCTCGAAGCTTATGAGCACATTGCCTATTTTACCGTGCTTGAAAACAAGACCGCCCTGCTGCGGGTTATTTATTCCCCCCACAGGGAGCGAGAGGCGCGCGAGGCTCTGGGCCAGATGGCCCAAAGCCTGCCCTTCACCGTGGAGGAATGGCCCAAGCAGGCATAATCGACGCTCTCAGGCTGCGTCTGTAGCATCTGCGCAGGACGGCTCAGGACTGGCCGGGACTGCTGCCGCAAAAACACTTTGAGCTGCGCGCAAATTCTGTTACAATTCTTTCGTTTTGGGGCAGGGCCAAAAGTCCAGCCCTTTTCCTGCGTCCGGCGAAAGCCCGCAACACCTCAGCCTTTACCAAGGCGGACTCATGCCCACACTGAAATACAAGCGCGTGCTGCTCAAGCTGAGCGGCGAGGCCCTGGCCGGAGAGAACAAGACCGGCATTGACCCGGAAACCGTAGCCACCATCTGCCGTGAAATCGGCACCGTGCTCGAAATGGGCGTGGAAATGGCCCTTGTAATTGGCGGGGGCAATATTTTTCGCGGGCTTTCCGGCTCGGCCAAGGGCATGGAACGTTCGTCCGCCGACTACATGGGCATGCTGGCCACAGTGCTCAACGCGCTGGCCGTGCAGGATATGCTGGAAAAGCTGGGTTACCCCACGCGCGTGCTTTCGGCCATCACCATGCAGGAAGTGTGTGAACCCTTCATCCGCCGCCGCGCCCTGCGCCACATGGAAAAGGGCCGCGTGGTCATCTGCGCCGCAGGCACCGGCAACCCCTACTTCACCACAGACACCACCGCCGCCCTGCGCGGCATGGAACTGAAGTGCGACGCCATCATCAAGGCCACCAAGGTTGACGGCATCTACGACAAAGACCCCAACAAATATTCCGATGCCGTCAAGTACGACAGCATCACCTATGACGAAACACTGGCGCGCCATCTGGGCGTCATGGACGCCACGGCCTTTGCCCTTGTGCGCGACAACAACGTGCCCATCATCGTGTGCCGCATGTTTGGCGGCGACATCTGCCGCGCCGTCACCGGCGAGTCCGTAGGCACCATCGTTCAGAACTGAGCCCCCCAAGGAGAATACTGATGGATATAGACAGCATCCTTCTGGACGCCGAAGACCGTATGGAAAAGGCCCTTGCCGCGCAGGAACGCGATTTTTCCAAGCTGCGCACGGGCCGCGCCTCCACCGCCCTGGTGGACGGCATCAAGGGCGACTATTACGGCACCCCCACGCCCATCAGCCAGATGGCCTCCGTTGCCGTGCCCGACAGCCGCACCGTGACCATCCAGCCATGGGACAAGGGCGGCATTTCTGTGATTGAAAAGGCCATTCTGAAGTCTGACCTGGGCCTTACGCCCATCAATGACGGCAAGGTCATCCGCATCATGATTCCGCCGTTGACTGAAGACCGCCGCAAGGATCTGGTCAAGGTGGCCCGCAAATACACCGAAGACGCCAAGGTGGCGGTGCGCAACGTGCGCCGCGACGCCAACGACAGTCTGAAAAAGCTGGAAAAAGACAAGGCCATCAGCGAAGACGAACAGAAGAAGGCTTCTGAAGACGTGCAAAAGCTGACGGACAAGTTTGTGGCTGATGCCGACAAAAAGTGCGCGGCCAAAGAAAAGGAAATCATGGAAATCTAGCCCGTGGCGGATTTTCCGCCCGGGTTGTGCGCGCCCCGCAAGCACTTTGCGGGGCGCGGCTTTGCCGCCGCAGACAAGGCCGCAGACCCGCAGGACTTTTCACCACAGGCTTTTGCATGACGGATCATCCAGACAAACTGCCCACACACCTCGCCATCATCATGGACGGCAATGGCCGCTGGGCTCAGGCGCGCGGGTTGCCCCGCGAAGCAGGTCACCGCGCTGGCGCGGAAACCGTGCGCAACATAGTGACCGAATGCCGGTCACTGGGAATACGCCACCTCACGCTCTACACCTTTTCCAGCGAAAACTGGAACCGCCCCAAGACAGAAATCAGCGCCCTTTTCAGCCTGCTGATGGAATTTTTGAGCCGCGAGGTGCCGCGCATGGTCGAACAGGGTATTTCCATGCGTGTTCTGGGCGATCTTGAATCCATGCCCCTTGCCCAGCGCACGGCTCTGCGCCATGCCATCAAACGCACCGAGGGCGGTAAGGACATGATCTTGAACCTCGCCCTCAACTATGGCGGCAGGGGCGAAATCGTGCGCGCCGTGCAGACCATGCTGCGCGAGGGCCTGCGCCCTGAAGACGTGACTGAACAGGCCGTTGCCGACCATCTTTACACTGCCGGGCAACCGGACCCTGACCTGCTTATCCGCACTAGCGGCGAACAAAGGCTGAGCAATTATCTGCTCTACCAATGCGCCTACAGCGAGCTGTATTTCACGCCCGTGCCATGGCCGGACTTCGACGCTGCGCAGCTCCGCATGGCACTTGACGCCTATGCCGCCCGTTCGCGCCGCTTCGGCAAAACACAGGAGCAAATTGATGCCCATTGATCCTTCAACGCAATCCATCGATATCCGCCGTATTTTCACAGGCCTTGCCCTTGCCGCGGTCCTGCTGCTGGCACTCTGGTTCAGGGGCCTGCCCTTGCTGTTCGTTATTTTGCTGGTATGCGCCCTCGGCCTGTGGGAATTCTACTCCCTGTTCTGGGGTTCCAGCCGTGTGCCCAGCCGCATTTGCGCCATCGTGCTTGGCTGGTGCATGATCTGCCTCACGTGGCTGCACAGGCCGCAAGATGCTCTGGTCTGCCTTGGCGCTGGCTTTGTGCTGGCCTCCATGAGTTTTCTTTTTCGGTGGGATGTTGTTGAAGACGACAATGCCTTTGCCTCCAGCGGCATCTTCATGGCGGGGCTGGCCTATGTGCCACTGCTGCTGCTTCCGGCGACCTACCTCTCCACAACCAAGCTCATCTTTGTTATTGCAGCGGTGGCTATTTCAGACACCACCGCCTACTTTGTGGGGACCCGATTCGGCCACCACAAGCTGTGGCCCCGCGTCAGCCCCAAGAAAAGCTCGGAGGGCGCGGTGGGCAGCCTTGTTGGCTGCGTGATCTTTTGCGCCATTTACGGCGAAATTTACGGCAAAACCGGCTGGTTCTCCTTTGCTCTGCTGGGCATTGCGGTCAATGCCTTCGCCCAGTTGGGCGACCTCTTTGAATCCGCCCTCAAACGCTCGGTGAACATCAAGGATTCCGGCAACCTGCTGCCAGGGCACGGCGGCATCCTCGACAGGGCCGACAGCCTGCTGTTTGCCATGCCCATGGTGGCCGTTGTTGACCAGTGGTTTTTCTTCTTTTAAGGCCTGTTGGCACTATGACTCTTTTGCCCCCTGCTTGCGCGGGGGGCGAAGCTTCTCATAGTGTTAATGGCCCTTAGAGCCTCTTTATTTTGAAATCCTCGGTTATCCCCACCGGGGAGCTTGAATTTTTTGCCGCAGTACCAATCTTATGCGCACACGCGCCGCGAACACCTGCGCGCGCCCATTAAAGGACAACGTCACCATGGCGCAACTCTGGCCCGGCCTGGGCGGCCCTTCCATCAATTACATTTCTGACGCCCCCGGTGAAAGCTGGCAGCAAACATGGCCGCGCAGTCTGGTGCTGCTGGGTTCCACAGGCTCCATAGGCCGCAGTACGCTGGAAGTAGCCGCGGCGCATCCGCAGGCCTTCCGCATGGTGGGTTTTGCCTGCGCCCGCAACGTGCAACGCCTTGCGGAACAGGCCCTCACATGGAGGCCGCCGCATCTGGCTGTGCTGGACGAGGAATCCGCAGCCAAACTGCGCGCGCTTCTGCCTGCGAACTACCGCCCCCGCATTCTTGTGGGGAGCGAGGGGTACGCGGAACTGGCCTCCCTGCCCGAGGCTTCCACCGTGCTTTCCGCACAGGTGGGCGCTGCGGGCCTTGCCGGAACGCTGGCGGCGGCTCTGGCAGGCAAGGTCATCTGCCTTGCCAACAAGGAATCACTGGTGCTGGCTGGCGACCTTGTGCGCCGCGTGTGCGCCCGCACAGGGGCCGTTGTGCTGCCTGTGGATTCTGAGCACAACGCCATTTTTCAGTGCCTTGCCGGGCGCGGGCAGGAAGTGGAACGGCTCATTCTCACAGCCTCCGGCGGGCCGTTTCGCGGCTGGACACTCGAGGCCCTGAGCGCCGTCACGCCCGAACAGGCGCTCAAGCATCCCAACTGGAGCATGGGGGCCAAGATCACCATTGATTCGGCCACGCTCATGAACAAGGGGCTGGAGGTCATTGAGGCTTTTCACCTCTACGGCGTGCCTGTCGAGCGCATCAAGGTGCTGGTGCATCCTCAGTCCGTGGTGCATTCGCTTGTGGAATTTCACGATGGCAGCCAGCTTGCCCAACTCGGCACGCCGGACATGCGCATGGCCATTGCGGCCTGCCTGCTCTGGCCGCGCTGTGTGCCGGTCAACGTACCGCCGCTTGACCTTACGGCGAAGCCGCTTACTTTTCATGAACCGGACGAAAGTGCTTTCCCCTGTCTCGGGCTGGCCAGACAGGTGCTGGAAAACCGTGGCGGACGTTGCGTAGTGCTCAACGCCGCCAACGAGGCCGCAGTGGATCTTTTTCTTACAGGCCGCTGCGCGTTTATGGACATCCCCCGGCTGATAGCCGCCGCACTGGAGGCGCACGGCGCTTCCAACCCTGGCCATCAGCCTTTATGCGCGCCTCTTGAAGGTGCCGCTTCTGCAACTGACAGCGAAGCCGCACTGACAATGGAGGCGCATACACTGGCGGAGCGCATGCAGCGTCTTGACTGCCAGAGCCGCGAGCTGGTCTACGGGCTGGCCCGTGACGGAGGTTCCTTGTGCTGACAACAATTATTGCAGTAGTGGTCGTTCTTGGCGGCCTGATCTTTTTCCACGAGCTGGGGCACTTTGCCGTGGCGCGTGGTCTTGGCATGGGCGTTTCCACGTTCTCGCTGGGCTTTGGCCCCAAGATTCTCAAATACCGCAAGGGCAAGACGGAATACGCCCTGTCGCTGGTGCCGCTTGGCGGCTATGTGGCCCTGGTGGGCGAAAGTGACCCCAAGGACATTCCCGAAGGCTTTACCGAAAAAGAAAGCTTTGCCCTGCGCCCCGCATGGCAGCGTCTGCTTGTGGTTGCCGCCGGCCCTGCCGCCAATATCATTCTGGCGTGGCTGCTCTGCTGGACCCTGGCCCTTGGCTGGGGCACCCCCGTGCTGCTGCCGCAGGTTGGCGGCGTTGTGCAGAACGGCCCTGCGGACAAGGCGGGCATTCAGCCCGGCGATACCATCGTGAGCATCAACGGCGCTGCCGTTGCCAACTGGCAGGCCATGGCCGACGCCATCACGCAGAGCAACGGCAAAACGCTTGCCGTCACGCTTTCGCGCCCGGACACGGCCCCCCAGGCTGACGATCAAACCCGCGCCGATGAAGCCGCGCAGCCCGAGCAGGGCATGATCATCAGCGTGGAACTCACGCCTGAACGTTCTATCCGCAAAACCATCTTTGGCGAAGAAGAAAGCGCATGGCTTATCGGCATCCGCAATTCCGGCGCAGTGCGGCTTGTGCAGCACGGCTTTGCCGACGCGGCCATTGCCGGAGCGGGCCAGACCGCAGACATGGTTTCGCTCACGTGGCAGAGCTTTGTAAAACTGGCCGAGCGTGTGGTGCCTCTGGATCAGGTGGGCGGACCCATCATGATCATGCAGATGGTGGGCAAGCAGGCCCACGAAGGTCTTGCCGGGCTGCTGGCGCTGGCGGCGCTCATCAGCATCAACCTTGGCATCCTGAACCTGCTGCCCATCCCCGTGCTGGATGGCGGGCAGATTGTTTTTTGCCTGTGGGAAATAATTTTCCGCCGTCCGCTCAACGCCCGGTTGCAGGATTACGCCATGCGCGCGGGCATTGCACTGCTGGTGGCTCTCATGCTGCTTGCCACCTATAACGACCTGTGGCGCATCCTCAAGAATACCGGCTGGTTCGGGAGCGGCTCATAATGCAGAACGGCACCGGGCTTGAGCTTGTCCTCAATGCCGCAGAGGGCGCGCTCCAGATCATTGTCACCGAAGACGAGCGGCTGATCTGCGTGCAGGAATGGCACAAGGCCGACAGAGCTACGGAAATTCTGGCTCCGGCCCTGGCAGAGATTTGCAGCAGCCTTGGCATCAAGCCCGCCGACTTTCGGCGCATTGCATGCGTGCGCGGGCCGGGTTCCTTTACCGGCATACGGCTGGTGCTGACCACCGCCGCAGCCTTGCGCCGCGTGGGGCAGGCCCGTCTGGCGGGCCTGGACTACATGCAGGCTCTGGCCACCAGCGCCGTGCTCCAGCACAACCTGTTTTACGGCACCCCAGTATGGGTGCTCACACACGCCCGCCGCAATCTTGTGCACTGCCAGCCCTTCATGTCGTATGGGCCGCAGATTCCGGCCCAGTCCACGCAGGCTGTTGACCTCTGCGCGCCGCAGGAGGCCCTGCGCCGTATCGAGGCCGCACAGGAAGCGCCCCTGCCGGATGGCACAGACAAGCACCGCCGTACGCACATCTGCGGCAGCGGCCTTGCCCGCAATGCAGATGTATTTGCGGCTCTGGAAGGCATGCGCATGGTTCCCGTAGGAGAGGAAACGGACTCTCCATTCGCCATGCCCCGGCTGGTCTGCCCGAATACGGACTCGCTGTGCCTGCTGGCCCGCCACGGCGATTATTTTGATGCAGATGTGGAGCCGCTCTATGTGCGACCCTGCGATGCCGTTGAAAATCTCCCCCAACTGGCCCCGCGCATGGGCATGACCGGCGAACACGCTGTCGCCGCGCTGGACACCATGCTGGAGCGCTCCCCCAAAAGCGAAATCTGAGCATTCTGTTGCAAAGGCATGCTTGACCGTGCGCGTTTGCGGAACAGGAATCTTGCCTGTATTTCATAGCGAACCGCTACTGGTACAAACCCAACCACCACACGGAGAACACCCATGATCCGTACCGTCAGACACTCACTGTCCCTATTGCTGTCATTGGCGGCTCTTGCGCTTATCCCCGCCGCTCCCACAACTGTGAACGCTGCGGACAGCAACGCCCGCATGGAGCTGCCCGCCCCCAATAAAACCGGCGGCATGCCCCTGATGCAGGCTCTGGCACAGCGCCGCTCCATAAAAACGGGCTTCAGCGGAGCGGCCCTTTCGCCCCAGCAGTTGAGCGATCTCTTGTGGGCTACCTGGGGCGTCAACCGCGAAGATGGACGCAGAACCGCCCCCACGGCCATGAACCGTCAGGATGTGCGCCTGTACGTGGCCCTTGAAAGCGGCGTATGGCTCTATGAACCCGCCCACGCCCTCGTCAAGGTGCTGGATGGCGACTGGCGCGCCCAGATGGGCGGCGGCTCGCTCACCCTGCTCTACGCCGTTCCGCAGGGCAATGAATGGGGCGGGGCGCATGTGGGCTCCCTGTATCAGAATGCCGGACTTTTCTGCGCATCAGCAGGCCTTGGCAACTATGTGCACGTGTCCGGCCTGCACGCGCTGGACGGCAAGCTCCCGCTGACCGAAGGCTGGAAGATATTTATTGTTCAGACTGTGGGCCTGCTGAAATAAGGCTTTGCCGGACACAAAAACGAATCCCCGTTCTTCATGCGAAGAACGGGGATTTTTCATGTCTTGCACACGCAGAGATGTGAGTAAAAGGGGCCACTAGGGCTAGAACGACAGTTCCCTGCGCTCGCGGGCCACGCAGATGCGGCTACGCGTAAAACCAAAGGACGCGGCATAGGCCGCCAATTCCGTGAAGTGCGAACCCGTGTCTTCCATATTGTGCGCGTCTGAACCAAAGCTGATGCGCAGGCCCAGATCTGCCGCCAAGCGCATGATGACCGGGCCGGGGTAGGGTTCGTGAAATGGTTTGCGCAAGCCTGCCGAAGAAACTTCCATGGCTGTATCTGTGGCGCGCATGGCCTCAAGCACAGCTGCTATGCGCTCTGTGCTGCCCGGCAGGGCCAGCCAAGCCTGAAAATCATCAAAGCAGCACACCTTGATGAAATCCGGGTGGGCCACCACATCCACCATGCCGCTGGCAGCCAGCCCCCGCATGACATCATAGTAGGCATCGTAGCGCGCAAAGCGCTCTTGGCGCTCAACCTCCGGCCCCCAACTGCGGGGAGAGCCTACAGGCACGTCGTCCACAAAATGCAGCCCGCCGATAATGTAGTCAAAGGCATAGCGGCTGACCATATCGCACATCCAGGGTGTGTTGACCGGCAGCCAGTCAAGCTCCATGCCCAGCAGCACACGCGGTTGGGCATGCGCG
This genomic window contains:
- the rseP gene encoding RIP metalloprotease RseP; the encoded protein is MLTTIIAVVVVLGGLIFFHELGHFAVARGLGMGVSTFSLGFGPKILKYRKGKTEYALSLVPLGGYVALVGESDPKDIPEGFTEKESFALRPAWQRLLVVAAGPAANIILAWLLCWTLALGWGTPVLLPQVGGVVQNGPADKAGIQPGDTIVSINGAAVANWQAMADAITQSNGKTLAVTLSRPDTAPQADDQTRADEAAQPEQGMIISVELTPERSIRKTIFGEEESAWLIGIRNSGAVRLVQHGFADAAIAGAGQTADMVSLTWQSFVKLAERVVPLDQVGGPIMIMQMVGKQAHEGLAGLLALAALISINLGILNLLPIPVLDGGQIVFCLWEIIFRRPLNARLQDYAMRAGIALLVALMLLATYNDLWRILKNTGWFGSGS
- the tsaB gene encoding tRNA (adenosine(37)-N6)-threonylcarbamoyltransferase complex dimerization subunit type 1 TsaB, which gives rise to MQNGTGLELVLNAAEGALQIIVTEDERLICVQEWHKADRATEILAPALAEICSSLGIKPADFRRIACVRGPGSFTGIRLVLTTAAALRRVGQARLAGLDYMQALATSAVLQHNLFYGTPVWVLTHARRNLVHCQPFMSYGPQIPAQSTQAVDLCAPQEALRRIEAAQEAPLPDGTDKHRRTHICGSGLARNADVFAALEGMRMVPVGEETDSPFAMPRLVCPNTDSLCLLARHGDYFDADVEPLYVRPCDAVENLPQLAPRMGMTGEHAVAALDTMLERSPKSEI
- a CDS encoding nitroreductase family protein — encoded protein: MIRTVRHSLSLLLSLAALALIPAAPTTVNAADSNARMELPAPNKTGGMPLMQALAQRRSIKTGFSGAALSPQQLSDLLWATWGVNREDGRRTAPTAMNRQDVRLYVALESGVWLYEPAHALVKVLDGDWRAQMGGGSLTLLYAVPQGNEWGGAHVGSLYQNAGLFCASAGLGNYVHVSGLHALDGKLPLTEGWKIFIVQTVGLLK
- a CDS encoding histidinol-phosphatase; the encoded protein is MICADIHNHTVASHGLATVGEMFAAAQARNLVWYGFSEHSPLPPGYSCPLYKGDLVVTFPAYADEVLALREQTSSPRSGAHAQPRVLLGMELDWLPVNTPWMCDMVSRYAFDYIIGGLHFVDDVPVGSPRSWGPEVERQERFARYDAYYDVMRGLAASGMVDVVAHPDFIKVCCFDDFQAWLALPGSTERIAAVLEAMRATDTAMEVSSAGLRKPFHEPYPGPVIMRLAADLGLRISFGSDAHNMEDTGSHFTELAAYAASFGFTRSRICVARERRELSF